One genomic window of Methanosarcina acetivorans C2A includes the following:
- a CDS encoding AAA family ATPase — protein MRQIAIYGKGGIGKSTISSNLSAALHEMGHTVMQVGCDPKRDSTRILAEGKFIPAVLEEHREQLRIGKDEYAINLKNIVFKSPGGIYLVEAGGPEPGIGCAGRGVLTALQILKDLKAFSTYNIDVAIYDVLGDVVCGGFSMPIREGFAEEIYLICSGGFMSIYAANNIARAVQRLAKRGDAGLAGIICNSNGDEAFEHAFIPAFAKRLGTPFVQFVPRSPVIQACELGGRPVVEYAPDSQEAEIFRNLAKAIIENDSRVIPTPINDLAELETMYRQCLVKDKK, from the coding sequence ATGAGACAGATTGCGATCTACGGTAAAGGCGGAATAGGGAAGAGCACTATCTCCTCGAACCTATCTGCCGCATTGCATGAGATGGGACATACGGTCATGCAGGTTGGCTGTGATCCCAAAAGGGATTCGACGCGGATCCTTGCAGAAGGAAAGTTTATTCCTGCGGTGCTGGAAGAACATCGGGAACAGTTAAGGATAGGAAAAGATGAGTATGCGATCAATCTGAAGAATATCGTCTTCAAGTCACCCGGCGGGATCTACCTTGTTGAAGCGGGGGGACCGGAACCGGGTATAGGGTGTGCAGGCCGGGGAGTCCTGACAGCCCTGCAAATCCTAAAAGACCTCAAGGCATTTTCTACCTACAACATCGACGTGGCAATCTACGACGTGCTTGGCGATGTCGTCTGCGGAGGTTTCTCAATGCCGATCCGCGAAGGTTTCGCAGAAGAGATCTATCTCATCTGTTCCGGAGGGTTCATGAGCATCTATGCAGCAAACAATATTGCTCGGGCCGTGCAGCGCCTCGCAAAACGTGGGGATGCCGGTCTTGCCGGAATAATCTGCAATAGCAACGGAGATGAGGCTTTCGAGCATGCGTTCATTCCTGCATTTGCAAAAAGACTGGGGACCCCGTTTGTCCAGTTCGTCCCCCGGAGTCCGGTGATCCAGGCATGTGAACTGGGAGGGAGGCCTGTAGTAGAGTATGCTCCCGACTCTCAGGAGGCGGAAATTTTCCGGAATCTTGCGAAAGCGATCATAGAAAACGATTCGCGTGTTATCCCTACGCCGATAAATGACCTTGCCGAGCTTGAGACGATGTACCGGCAATGTCTGGTAAAAGATAAGAAATAA
- a CDS encoding homospermidine synthase, translated as MKKKFSNKILVIGYGSVSQCTLPLLLDKLDVPLENITLIDFEDKSKALKKYTNQGLRFVCEKINPKNLDQVLSQYMEDEGLIIDLSWNIDANDILTWCHNHSVLYVNTSVEVWDPTEDFLTRSLLEKSLYLRQMKLRELSRDWKDSPTAVVDHGANPGLITHFVKQGLLDIAARTCADKKVSPEDEQEIALLAKNRDFARLAQKLGVRVIHCSERDTQVANRAKEVNEFVGTWSIEGLREEGTAPVEIAWGTHENKLPPLTHMPPYEPKNVIFLPQMGMNTWVRSWIPDEEIVGMVIRHGESYGLSKLLTVRDNDEAVYRPTVHYAYMPCHDTLSSLCELRGRNYELQPRLRIMTNEIVSGEDIMGALLMGHSYNSWWTGSALGIEETRSLAPGQNATTLQVAAGVVAAILWMLENPREGIKTPEDLPHDFVLDIAKPYLGKFISTPSDWTPLKNRKIHFKENPAVKHDPDPWQFENFQFVG; from the coding sequence ATGAAAAAAAAGTTTTCCAATAAAATCCTCGTTATTGGTTATGGATCTGTTTCGCAATGCACCCTCCCCCTTTTGCTGGATAAACTCGATGTTCCGCTGGAAAACATTACCCTAATTGATTTTGAAGACAAATCAAAAGCTCTGAAAAAGTATACTAATCAGGGATTAAGATTTGTCTGTGAAAAGATTAACCCTAAAAATTTGGATCAAGTTTTGTCACAATACATGGAAGATGAAGGTTTGATCATTGATCTTTCATGGAATATCGATGCCAATGACATCCTTACGTGGTGCCATAATCATAGTGTACTGTACGTTAACACTTCGGTTGAAGTATGGGATCCTACAGAGGATTTTTTGACCAGGAGTCTATTGGAAAAATCACTTTATTTAAGGCAAATGAAATTGCGTGAACTTTCCCGTGATTGGAAAGATTCACCGACTGCTGTTGTTGACCATGGCGCAAATCCTGGCCTGATAACTCATTTTGTGAAGCAGGGCTTGCTGGATATTGCTGCCCGGACCTGTGCCGATAAGAAAGTCTCTCCCGAGGATGAACAGGAAATTGCCCTCCTTGCAAAGAACAGGGATTTTGCCCGCCTGGCTCAGAAACTGGGAGTCAGGGTGATCCATTGCAGCGAGCGGGATACTCAGGTCGCAAACCGGGCAAAGGAAGTAAATGAATTTGTAGGGACATGGAGCATTGAAGGCTTGAGGGAAGAAGGAACCGCTCCTGTCGAAATAGCTTGGGGAACACATGAGAACAAATTGCCTCCCCTCACGCATATGCCGCCTTACGAACCGAAAAATGTGATCTTCTTACCCCAGATGGGCATGAATACATGGGTCAGATCGTGGATACCGGATGAAGAAATCGTAGGTATGGTGATCCGTCACGGCGAATCATACGGCCTTTCAAAACTGTTAACTGTCCGGGACAATGACGAGGCGGTCTATAGACCCACCGTACATTATGCTTATATGCCCTGTCATGATACCCTTTCCTCTCTTTGCGAATTGCGGGGCCGGAACTATGAGCTCCAGCCCAGACTCAGGATAATGACAAACGAGATCGTTTCCGGCGAAGATATAATGGGGGCACTCTTGATGGGCCATTCTTACAATTCCTGGTGGACCGGAAGCGCATTGGGCATTGAAGAGACTAGGTCCCTTGCTCCAGGTCAGAATGCTACCACTCTTCAGGTAGCTGCAGGCGTTGTTGCCGCCATACTCTGGATGCTTGAGAATCCGCGAGAAGGCATTAAAACCCCTGAAGACCTGCCTCATGATTTTGTCCTGGATATTGCCAAGCCGTACCTTGGAAAATTTATTTCCACACCGTCGGACTGGACCCCGCTTAAAAATCGCAAAATACATTTCAAAGAAAATCCAGCCGTGAAACACGATCCCGATCCGTGGCAATTCGAAAATTTCCAATTTGTAGGTTAA
- a CDS encoding nitrogenase component 1, with protein sequence MGQEPIKEMAGSSTSSSEACTDPYLRCAFNGAALTALGISHSALLAHSPQGCEYLVNNAFASQECDYMETMTLCTKLCVDEIVHGGEDILARTIREVKDLPISALFVLSACGPEIVGDDIVGVCEALQPEVKFRLVPIESAGFRGSQYDGIDIAMDTILKKLVKDDVEKIPGSVCLVAPHANANPTWPADLAWVKQVLFRMGIKVVATLTHRTPIAEIENIASAETSLLLSHDAGQKAADYLSATFGIEQVCKGIPLPIGMTNTQRWLTALGDRFDILKTAEEIVAEGERMVMATCRRKWPMARFMYRTPAAIVADATVGIPLVRFVTEEMEMTPELVALYTSHRSVWELLEGELKSLGLNPKVVYGTDVYKTRKSLQEVRPRVVFGSTIERHASEGLPVAYVVEVVRMMRQFRMINREYFGYTGILNLLECVQNEWVMGWRSKERRYEAKW encoded by the coding sequence ATGGGACAAGAACCAATTAAAGAGATGGCCGGATCGTCAACCTCGTCCTCGGAGGCGTGCACTGACCCCTATCTCCGCTGTGCTTTCAACGGCGCTGCTCTGACAGCGCTGGGAATCTCTCATTCCGCTCTTCTAGCCCATTCCCCACAGGGATGCGAGTACCTTGTCAACAACGCTTTCGCCTCGCAGGAGTGCGACTACATGGAGACAATGACTCTCTGTACGAAACTCTGCGTTGACGAGATCGTGCACGGAGGAGAAGATATACTTGCCCGCACTATCAGGGAGGTAAAAGATCTCCCGATTTCCGCCCTGTTCGTGCTAAGTGCTTGCGGACCCGAGATCGTGGGTGATGATATTGTAGGGGTATGCGAGGCTCTGCAGCCGGAAGTTAAATTCAGGCTTGTCCCGATCGAAAGTGCCGGGTTTCGGGGATCGCAGTACGATGGAATCGACATCGCAATGGATACGATCCTGAAAAAACTGGTAAAAGATGATGTTGAGAAGATACCGGGTTCGGTTTGCCTTGTTGCCCCCCATGCCAATGCCAACCCGACCTGGCCGGCAGACCTTGCGTGGGTGAAACAGGTTCTTTTCAGGATGGGCATAAAGGTTGTAGCTACACTCACACATCGTACACCTATTGCTGAAATCGAGAATATCGCATCTGCTGAGACGTCCCTCCTGCTGAGTCATGATGCCGGGCAGAAAGCAGCAGATTACCTTTCCGCAACATTTGGCATCGAGCAGGTCTGCAAAGGGATACCTCTGCCCATAGGTATGACCAACACGCAGCGCTGGCTGACCGCGCTGGGAGATCGGTTTGATATACTGAAAACAGCGGAGGAGATAGTTGCGGAAGGCGAACGGATGGTTATGGCAACTTGCCGGCGCAAATGGCCAATGGCACGGTTCATGTACCGGACCCCGGCAGCAATTGTTGCCGATGCCACGGTAGGGATTCCGCTGGTTCGTTTTGTCACTGAGGAAATGGAGATGACTCCTGAACTTGTTGCTCTATACACGTCTCACCGGTCAGTGTGGGAACTGCTTGAGGGTGAACTTAAGAGTCTCGGGCTCAATCCGAAGGTCGTGTACGGAACTGATGTGTATAAGACCCGGAAAAGTCTTCAGGAGGTCAGGCCAAGGGTCGTATTCGGTAGCACGATCGAACGACATGCCAGTGAAGGACTTCCCGTGGCCTACGTTGTTGAAGTGGTCAGGATGATGCGTCAGTTCCGAATGATCAACAGGGAATACTTTGGGTATACCGGCATCCTGAACCTTCTCGAGTGTGTCCAGAACGAGTGGGTGATGGGCTGGCGTTCGAAAGAAAGGAGATACGAAGCTAAATGGTGA
- a CDS encoding nitrogenase component 1: MTLENDFIVFHGNLQQLLDKVESGEMIPKLQASHAPMCKFFTSYYVISGIRHVVPLVHGPTGCPLYMSDFVRTRECCEIRGIPLEPTACTALNESHVIYGGEGKLLEAVKEAYAKYHPDLIVILSCCCSGIIGDDVESIAREAEKLIGCRVLALRSEGFGGDFRSGYEDAFKLIMELMEPPKTKMKGTINILGARWGPTPTEFNWDMDEIERLLGEVGIKINAIIAGGCTVEQLRHAREVELNASWCFDWGQKLGDLMQERFGIPYSRTGQPYGPEATKEWILGVAKPLGMEAEALKVIEREMEEVEPEIESLRQALSGKTAIIEISEFPGPIRALSLARMVAEFGSHPVVINVHPYTIKERMPSIKFLLEEGVNPEIILTKGLFRLGSFRSSKETEDELETIVKKYDNAIFFGNSGRFPPCPVVNLTLMNPAFQPQYGFRGIKNISALVRQALENKDLPRSRLFRGMLYGTRTN, translated from the coding sequence ATGACTCTTGAAAATGATTTCATAGTTTTTCACGGTAACTTGCAGCAGTTACTGGATAAAGTGGAATCAGGCGAGATGATTCCCAAGCTACAGGCTTCGCACGCTCCGATGTGCAAATTTTTTACTTCGTACTATGTTATTAGTGGAATTCGTCATGTTGTTCCCCTGGTCCACGGTCCTACCGGATGTCCGCTGTACATGTCGGATTTTGTCAGGACACGTGAGTGCTGCGAGATCCGTGGAATTCCGCTCGAGCCCACAGCCTGTACCGCCCTCAACGAAAGCCATGTCATCTACGGGGGTGAAGGAAAACTCCTGGAAGCGGTAAAGGAAGCATACGCTAAGTATCACCCTGACCTTATAGTCATTCTTTCTTGCTGCTGTTCCGGGATCATCGGTGATGATGTCGAAAGCATTGCTCGTGAGGCAGAAAAGCTGATAGGCTGCCGGGTGCTTGCTCTCCGCAGCGAAGGTTTCGGCGGGGATTTCCGAAGCGGCTATGAGGATGCTTTCAAACTCATTATGGAGCTGATGGAACCTCCAAAAACCAAGATGAAAGGGACGATCAATATCCTCGGGGCTCGTTGGGGCCCTACCCCTACGGAATTCAACTGGGATATGGATGAGATTGAACGTCTTCTCGGTGAAGTCGGAATAAAAATAAACGCCATTATCGCGGGAGGATGCACCGTCGAACAGCTCAGGCACGCAAGGGAAGTCGAACTGAATGCATCATGGTGTTTTGACTGGGGGCAGAAGCTGGGTGACCTGATGCAGGAACGGTTCGGTATCCCGTACAGCAGGACCGGCCAGCCCTATGGGCCTGAGGCCACAAAAGAATGGATTCTCGGTGTGGCAAAACCTCTTGGAATGGAGGCAGAGGCCCTTAAGGTTATCGAACGAGAGATGGAGGAAGTAGAACCAGAAATTGAATCCCTGAGGCAGGCTCTCTCCGGGAAAACGGCTATTATAGAGATTTCGGAATTTCCAGGGCCTATAAGAGCGCTTTCCCTTGCACGAATGGTAGCAGAATTTGGCTCCCATCCTGTCGTGATCAACGTCCACCCGTATACGATCAAGGAACGTATGCCAAGCATCAAATTCCTCCTGGAAGAGGGAGTCAACCCGGAGATTATCCTGACAAAAGGACTCTTCCGGCTGGGAAGTTTCCGTTCATCGAAAGAGACCGAGGATGAGCTGGAGACTATTGTGAAGAAATATGATAATGCTATTTTCTTCGGGAACTCCGGCCGTTTTCCTCCCTGTCCGGTGGTGAACTTAACACTCATGAATCCTGCGTTCCAACCCCAGTATGGCTTCCGGGGGATAAAGAACATTTCTGCTCTAGTCAGGCAGGCCCTTGAGAACAAAGACCTGCCACGTTCACGCTTATTTAGAGGGATGCTCTATGGGACAAGAACCAATTAA
- a CDS encoding DUF6326 family protein codes for MEDWKIKISVLWLFASIAFLAHQIIVLMEPGVIAQLMAGEAEGQKISPGMILFFASLMLVPMMMAFLSLTLKDSLNHWLNIIVGAVFAILWFISVIEATQSAYWGGALMTFSAVVASALIVWYAWKHRLAS; via the coding sequence TTGGAAGATTGGAAGATAAAAATTTCAGTGCTTTGGCTCTTTGCATCAATTGCCTTTTTGGCTCATCAGATAATAGTGCTTATGGAACCGGGTGTTATAGCACAACTAATGGCAGGAGAAGCAGAAGGTCAGAAAATAAGCCCTGGTATGATACTATTCTTTGCAAGCTTAATGTTGGTTCCAATGATGATGGCTTTCCTATCCCTGACCCTGAAAGATTCGCTGAATCATTGGTTAAATATCATCGTGGGCGCGGTCTTTGCTATCCTATGGTTCATTAGTGTAATTGAAGCTACACAGTCTGCATACTGGGGCGGAGCACTAATGACGTTTTCAGCAGTCGTAGCTTCGGCATTAATCGTATGGTATGCATGGAAGCACCGCCTGGCATCATGA
- a CDS encoding class I SAM-dependent methyltransferase: MKYADIDKIYQKVPLEKIPWNSEMPPDALVELVQSEKVRPCKTIDLGCGAGNDAIYLAGQGFEVTGVDSSPTAIKIATENAQKKGVRCRFIVADFLGDLHEVKETFDFGYDWELLHHIFPEDREKYIKNVCNVLKPGALYFSVCFSEKDPQFGEAGKFQKTKLGTTLYFSSESEIRDLLSPYFVIQELKTIEIKAIVGSHYVISALSKRR; the protein is encoded by the coding sequence ATGAAATACGCCGACATCGACAAAATTTACCAGAAGGTACCGCTTGAAAAAATTCCCTGGAATAGTGAGATGCCTCCGGATGCGCTTGTCGAGCTGGTACAAAGTGAAAAAGTCCGGCCCTGCAAGACCATTGATCTCGGCTGTGGCGCCGGCAACGATGCGATATACCTTGCAGGCCAGGGGTTTGAGGTAACCGGCGTCGATAGTTCCCCTACCGCGATAAAGATTGCTACTGAAAACGCACAAAAAAAGGGAGTTAGGTGCAGGTTTATTGTCGCTGATTTCCTGGGTGACCTGCATGAAGTAAAAGAGACTTTTGACTTTGGCTATGACTGGGAACTTTTGCACCATATCTTTCCGGAAGATCGGGAGAAATATATAAAAAATGTATGTAATGTTCTGAAACCGGGAGCATTATACTTTTCAGTTTGTTTTTCTGAGAAGGATCCGCAATTTGGCGAAGCAGGTAAATTCCAAAAAACGAAGCTTGGGACAACTCTGTATTTCTCTTCGGAATCCGAAATAAGGGATCTTCTCTCACCGTATTTTGTCATACAGGAACTAAAAACGATAGAAATTAAAGCTATAGTCGGATCACATTATGTCATTTCTGCGTTGTCTAAAAGGCGCTGA
- a CDS encoding PAS domain S-box protein, with product MNTKMEQFPTNNPNPVLSVKKDGTVLYSNKVGELLLHKWGVKTGEKLPPSIGDIVQSVISRNSPEKIEIKVEKNVYLVVFHPLLQQECVTISGFDISDQKELEGKLRENEIYLDAFSLTREAVQICELVLDDKGHPVDFILLDVNPAYEKYSGLRREHVVGKHLKEVLPVVEQVWLDRYREVVRTGKGMRFEEYNSSLNRWFEVFASPMGGNLFAVVFNDITERKQAGEALFKSEQHHRLLHETMLQGVVYHDASGKIISMNPAAERILGKTPVEFLGSSSVGEEHLTIREDGSPFPGLEHPAMVSLRTGEKVQDVVMGVYNLRENCYRWININAVPIFRTGEDKPFQVYTLFDDITERKQEERRIYRYNRILEGINRIFSNVVQAKTEEELGNECLSVALEITGSQFGFINEMGVDGLLHDVAKSQLAWEQCLMDDKTGHRRSPSDFIVHGLYGSVIINEKSFFTNDPQSHPDSIGVPPGHPPLTSFLGVPLVQKGKTVGLIAVANRENGYNCEQLEDLEAIAPAVAQVLQRKREEQERMKAEEALSRERSMLESVMQTTDVMLVLLDPQFNFVWVNPAYAETCKLKPEEMVGKNHFVLYPDAENEAIFRTVRDTGKEVFYKDKPFVFPDQPERGVTYWDWSLTPVKNSSGDVEGLVFSLRETTKYKKVEEALRESEERLRLLGDNLPDSAIYQYVHEPDGDVRFLYISSGIERLNGVNVRDVLHDPDTLYRQVPPEYLERLFEAKARSARELSDVDMELPMQLPDGQVKWMRLHSRPRRLPDGRTIWDGVQIDITENKKVEEALKKAHETLEEKVKERTAELEEAYNSLKESERGLAEAQKMAHVGNWYNDLVTDKAYWSEEMYRIFGFNPQEDINYDKFLSYVHPDDRDYVYNSTKEAFDGKIYATNYRIVRPDGEERIVHSEREVLFDEKNNPVRIKGTVQDITESKKAEEALEKMDKARIKEIHHRIKNNLQIISSLLDLQAEKFEDKNVTEAFREGQNRVISMSLIHEELYKGEGTDTLDFSVYLKKLAENLFQTYNLSSKNINLSMDLEKDTFLDMDTAVPLGIIVNELVSNSLKHAFIEEGKVRINLCREERNYDTNESLFSLTISDNGKGMPEDLELESAESLGLQLVNILVDQLDGELELKRAQGTEFTIRFKVVEKDNPAQVGLKSQENE from the coding sequence ATGAACACAAAAATGGAGCAATTTCCGACAAATAACCCTAATCCTGTCCTCAGTGTTAAAAAAGACGGTACTGTTCTTTATTCCAATAAGGTGGGTGAGCTCTTATTACATAAATGGGGTGTCAAAACAGGAGAAAAACTGCCTCCGAGCATCGGAGATATCGTGCAAAGTGTAATTTCCCGGAATAGCCCGGAAAAAATCGAAATCAAAGTGGAAAAAAATGTATACCTGGTTGTTTTTCACCCTTTACTTCAACAAGAATGCGTAACCATTTCTGGATTCGATATCAGTGACCAAAAAGAACTTGAAGGAAAACTTCGGGAGAATGAGATATACCTGGATGCCTTCAGTTTGACGAGAGAAGCAGTACAGATTTGTGAGCTCGTCCTGGATGACAAGGGTCATCCTGTCGACTTTATTCTTCTCGATGTCAACCCCGCGTATGAGAAATATTCGGGACTCAGGCGCGAGCACGTTGTTGGCAAGCACCTCAAGGAAGTGCTTCCTGTCGTGGAGCAGGTATGGCTGGATCGCTACAGAGAGGTTGTTCGCACAGGTAAGGGAATGCGCTTTGAAGAATACAATTCTTCTCTTAACAGGTGGTTTGAAGTATTTGCAAGTCCGATGGGAGGTAATCTATTCGCTGTGGTCTTTAACGACATTACAGAGCGTAAGCAGGCAGGTGAAGCTCTTTTCAAGTCAGAGCAACATCATCGACTTTTACATGAGACCATGCTTCAAGGTGTGGTCTACCATGATGCCAGCGGTAAGATAATCTCCATGAATCCCGCAGCTGAGAGAATTCTTGGCAAAACTCCGGTTGAGTTCCTGGGCAGCTCTTCTGTGGGCGAAGAGCACCTTACTATCCGGGAAGACGGCTCGCCGTTCCCCGGACTCGAGCATCCGGCTATGGTATCCCTGCGAACAGGGGAGAAAGTGCAGGATGTGGTGATGGGAGTTTACAATCTCCGGGAGAACTGCTATCGCTGGATCAACATTAATGCTGTGCCCATTTTCCGGACTGGAGAGGATAAGCCCTTCCAGGTATATACCCTGTTTGACGATATCACCGAACGCAAGCAAGAAGAACGCAGGATATACAGATATAACCGTATTCTAGAGGGAATAAATCGGATCTTCAGCAATGTAGTGCAGGCAAAAACGGAAGAAGAACTGGGAAATGAGTGTCTATCTGTGGCTCTGGAAATTACCGGCAGTCAGTTTGGTTTCATTAATGAAATGGGCGTTGATGGGCTACTACATGATGTTGCAAAAAGCCAGCTGGCCTGGGAACAGTGTCTTATGGACGACAAGACCGGGCATCGCCGTTCCCCAAGTGATTTTATTGTCCATGGCTTATACGGCAGTGTCATTATCAACGAGAAAAGCTTCTTTACCAACGATCCGCAGTCACACCCCGACAGTATCGGCGTGCCACCTGGTCATCCACCTCTAACGTCATTTCTTGGAGTGCCCCTTGTCCAGAAAGGGAAAACTGTGGGCTTGATTGCGGTCGCAAACCGTGAAAACGGCTATAACTGCGAGCAACTGGAGGATCTCGAAGCTATCGCACCGGCAGTGGCACAGGTACTGCAGAGAAAACGGGAAGAACAGGAGAGAATGAAGGCAGAAGAGGCGCTTAGCCGAGAAAGAAGCATGCTGGAAAGTGTCATGCAGACCACCGACGTTATGCTGGTTCTTCTCGATCCGCAATTCAACTTTGTGTGGGTCAACCCGGCCTATGCCGAGACGTGCAAGTTGAAGCCGGAGGAGATGGTCGGCAAGAATCATTTTGTCCTGTATCCTGACGCAGAAAACGAGGCGATCTTTCGGACGGTTCGAGACACCGGCAAAGAAGTTTTCTACAAGGACAAGCCGTTTGTCTTCCCGGATCAGCCGGAGCGCGGAGTGACCTATTGGGACTGGAGCCTGACCCCAGTCAAAAATTCCAGCGGAGACGTTGAGGGTCTGGTCTTCTCACTACGTGAGACTACAAAATACAAAAAGGTCGAGGAGGCACTTCGTGAGAGCGAAGAGCGGCTGCGCCTCCTGGGCGACAACTTACCGGACAGTGCAATCTATCAGTATGTCCATGAGCCCGACGGGGATGTCCGGTTCCTGTACATCAGCTCAGGAATCGAGCGGCTAAATGGTGTCAACGTCCGGGACGTGTTGCACGATCCCGACACGCTGTACAGGCAGGTTCCTCCGGAGTATTTAGAACGCCTCTTCGAAGCAAAGGCACGCAGTGCCAGAGAGTTGTCGGATGTAGATATGGAATTACCCATGCAGCTTCCCGATGGCCAGGTGAAGTGGATGCGACTGCACTCCCGTCCTCGCCGGTTACCCGATGGCCGAACAATCTGGGACGGCGTGCAAATCGATATCACTGAGAACAAGAAGGTAGAAGAAGCCCTTAAAAAGGCACATGAAACTTTAGAAGAAAAAGTTAAAGAACGTACAGCTGAACTTGAAGAGGCTTATAATTCTTTGAAAGAAAGTGAAAGAGGCCTTGCTGAAGCCCAAAAAATGGCCCACGTTGGAAACTGGTATAATGACCTTGTAACTGATAAAGCATACTGGTCTGAGGAAATGTACCGCATTTTTGGGTTTAACCCTCAAGAAGACATAAATTATGATAAATTTTTAAGTTATGTACATCCGGACGATAGGGACTACGTGTATAACTCCACCAAGGAGGCTTTTGACGGAAAAATCTATGCGACTAATTATAGAATAGTTAGACCTGATGGAGAAGAGCGCATAGTCCATTCAGAAAGAGAAGTTCTTTTTGATGAGAAAAATAATCCTGTTCGAATTAAAGGGACAGTTCAGGATATAACTGAAAGTAAAAAGGCTGAAGAAGCTCTGGAAAAGATGGATAAGGCCCGGATAAAAGAGATTCATCACAGAATCAAGAACAATTTGCAGATAATCTCTTCCCTTCTTGACCTCCAGGCTGAGAAATTCGAGGACAAAAACGTTACAGAGGCTTTCAGGGAAGGTCAGAACAGGGTAATCTCAATGTCCCTCATCCATGAGGAACTATATAAAGGAGAAGGGACCGATACCCTGGATTTTTCGGTATACCTTAAAAAGTTAGCTGAAAACCTTTTCCAGACTTACAACCTTAGCAGCAAAAATATCAATCTGAGCATGGACCTGGAAAAAGACACTTTCCTTGATATGGATACTGCTGTCCCGTTAGGAATAATTGTTAATGAGTTAGTTTCCAATTCCCTCAAGCATGCATTTATCGAAGAAGGGAAAGTCCGAATCAATCTCTGCAGGGAAGAAAGGAATTATGATACTAATGAATCCCTTTTCAGCCTGACAATTTCTGATAACGGAAAAGGAATGCCTGAAGATCTGGAACTAGAAAGTGCAGAGTCGCTCGGCCTGCAGTTAGTAAATATCCTTGTTGACCAGCTTGATGGCGAACTTGAACTTAAACGGGCGCAGGGTACGGAATTCACTATAAGGTTTAAAGTAGTGGAAAAAGATAACCCGGCTCAAGTCGGCTTAAAATCACAGGAAAATGAATAA